One Coccinella septempunctata chromosome X, icCocSept1.1, whole genome shotgun sequence genomic window carries:
- the LOC123321933 gene encoding forkhead box protein B1, whose amino-acid sequence MCSNESPTNTPSRLPIPFNGMDPNSSPRALLPLDQYRLQLYQYAFAERLRYPMLNPFPTPLTCYPLFPRALQPEEPKPQHSYIGLIAMAILSSPEAKLVLSDIYQHILDHYPYFRTRGPGWRNSIRHNLSLNDCFIKAGRSANGKGHYWAVHPANVEDFRKGDFRRRKAQRKVRKHMGLAVDEDGADSPSPPPLSVSPQMVAGPSTPVYNITSNKTRTHRKRQFDVESLLAPDSGEETNEEDIDVVSSCQHEPPQKQCAMFPIVNYYQTLLQTRPVVPKLEPPSETDSKRVESPENEVYMD is encoded by the coding sequence ATGTGCAGCAACGAATCACCAACGAATACCCCATCCAGGCTACCCATTCCTTTCAACGGAATGGATCCAAACTCATCACCTAGGGCGCTGCTGCCATTAGATCAATACCGTCTGCAGCTATACCAGTACGCTTTTGCAGAAAGGCTACGATACCCCATGCTCAATCCGTTTCCGACACCTTTGACCTGCTACCCCCTGTTCCCGAGGGCTCTACAACCCGAGGAGCCAAAACCTCAGCATAGTTACATCGGTCTGATCGCCATGGCCATCCTCAGTTCCCCGGAAGCAAAGTTAGTGTTGTCCGACATTTACCAGCATATTTTGGATCATTACCCCTACTTCAGGACGAGGGGACCAGGCTGGAGGAACTCGATAAGACATAATTTATCCCTGAACGATTGCTTCATCAAAGCTGGAAGAAGTGCCAATGGTAAAGGGCATTACTGGGCAGTGCATCCAGCCAATGTCGAAGATTTCCGCAAAGGTGATTTCAGAAGAAGAAAGGCTCAAAGGAAAGTTAGGAAACATATGGGACTAGCCGTTGATGAAGATGGTGCTGACTCCCCTAGTCCTCCGCCACTATCAGTAAGTCCACAGATGGTAGCTGGTCCATCGACGCCGGTTTATAACATAACATCAAATAAGACAAGAACTCATCGTAAAAGACAATTCGATGTGGAATCACTACTAGCCCCAGATTCTGGTGAAGAAACCAATGAAGAGGACATCGACGTGGTTTCTAGCTGCCAACACGAGCCGCCACAGAAGCAATGTGCGATGTTCCCCATAGTCAACTATTACCAAACCCTCCTCCAGACACGTCCAGTTGTGCCCAAATTGGAGCCTCCATCGGAAACGGACAGTAAGAGAGTTGAAAGTCCCGAAAACGAAGTTTATATGGATTAA